One Paenibacillus sp. FSL W8-0186 genomic window carries:
- a CDS encoding sensor histidine kinase, with protein sequence MLQTKILIAFILVLFVVIGLTCLIFYYGNMRDTKTHTYSMLNTLSGQYSKTVDFFMDDIEKISLSIFSDPAIQGILANHAQISPKEGLKVRNELFALLFNYAHPRPEIAGIRLLTTDHISYHYEAGSTVNAEVFQEELWQTRLDAMSKSGYLLLPPTSSNEEGYREKNLSLVRHIYRIPRRDKIGSLKIDINAHEMGRLLVYSGSDPLGEQMRVFIVTDEGAVIYDNEDAYTGQRVAAFAHALSTDERKYSGEIDWLDKKYLYTSEKSDYTGWNILILLSNDFLVAKQQEAQIILVIVGLIAAVLASIVAYLIARHVTKPLRELITEMNRVERGDLSGRMDIKNRGELGVLSRVYNNMLNSISRLITEVYESKLAENDARLSALQAQINPHFLYNTLNIMKSISRLKGVEEVAEMSESLADLFKYTMKNLQLPVSLRQELEHVANYMNIQKHRFGDRFALRMEVSEELMNASVLKLTIQPLVENAIIHGFSRKKADAIINIKVCTEGELLLISVSDNGLGMEEQALKKLEQRLAEYSKRSKHDVQEDGEGIGLSNIHQRIQLLYGEGYGVKIAGSQGAGTTVTLIFPYKAFTPMLAEETRQ encoded by the coding sequence ATGCTGCAAACGAAAATTCTGATCGCTTTTATTCTCGTTCTATTTGTCGTGATCGGTTTAACCTGCCTCATTTTCTACTATGGAAATATGAGAGATACGAAGACGCATACCTACTCGATGTTAAATACGCTCAGCGGGCAGTATAGCAAAACCGTCGATTTTTTTATGGATGACATTGAGAAAATCTCTCTATCGATCTTCAGCGACCCCGCCATACAGGGTATTCTGGCCAATCATGCCCAAATCAGTCCTAAGGAAGGCTTGAAGGTAAGGAACGAGCTCTTTGCCTTGCTCTTCAACTATGCCCATCCCCGTCCGGAAATTGCGGGAATCCGCCTATTAACGACGGATCATATTTCCTATCATTACGAGGCAGGATCAACCGTAAATGCCGAAGTATTTCAGGAAGAGCTTTGGCAGACCCGGCTGGATGCGATGTCCAAAAGCGGTTATTTGCTGCTCCCGCCGACCTCCTCCAATGAAGAAGGCTACAGGGAGAAGAACCTTTCCCTTGTGCGCCATATCTACCGGATTCCCAGGAGGGATAAAATTGGCTCACTCAAGATTGATATCAACGCCCATGAAATGGGACGCTTGCTCGTATACTCTGGCTCCGACCCGCTTGGCGAGCAAATGCGTGTATTCATCGTCACGGATGAAGGCGCTGTCATATACGACAATGAGGATGCCTATACGGGACAGCGCGTTGCAGCCTTCGCTCATGCGCTAAGCACGGACGAGAGGAAGTATTCCGGGGAAATCGATTGGCTGGATAAGAAGTATTTGTACACTTCCGAGAAATCCGATTACACCGGCTGGAACATTCTGATTCTGCTGTCTAACGATTTCCTGGTCGCCAAACAACAGGAGGCACAGATCATCCTTGTCATTGTCGGGCTTATTGCAGCCGTACTTGCATCCATAGTCGCCTACCTGATTGCCCGTCATGTGACCAAGCCTTTAAGGGAGCTGATTACCGAGATGAACCGGGTCGAACGGGGCGATTTAAGTGGAAGGATGGATATTAAAAACAGGGGCGAGCTCGGAGTGCTAAGCCGCGTGTATAATAACATGCTCAACAGTATATCGCGCCTAATCACGGAGGTATACGAATCCAAGCTTGCTGAGAACGATGCCAGGCTATCCGCGCTGCAAGCGCAGATCAATCCGCATTTTCTTTACAATACGCTGAATATTATGAAGTCCATCAGCCGCTTAAAGGGCGTTGAAGAGGTGGCGGAAATGTCCGAATCGCTGGCTGACTTATTCAAATACACCATGAAGAATTTGCAGCTTCCCGTTTCGCTTCGGCAGGAGCTGGAGCATGTGGCTAATTATATGAACATTCAGAAGCATCGCTTTGGCGACCGGTTTGCGTTAAGGATGGAAGTCTCTGAGGAACTGATGAACGCCTCCGTCCTCAAGCTCACGATACAGCCGCTAGTAGAGAACGCAATCATCCATGGCTTCAGCCGGAAGAAAGCGGATGCTATTATAAATATCAAGGTATGCACGGAAGGGGAACTGCTGCTGATCTCGGTCAGTGACAACGGATTGGGCATGGAGGAGCAAGCGCTCAAAAAGCTGGAGCAGCGCCTTGCCGAGTACAGTAAACGCAGTAAGCATGATGTTCAGGAGGATGGCGAAGGGATTGGACTCAGCAACATCCATCAGCGCATTCAATTGCTGTACGGTGAAGGGTACGGCGTAAAGATTGCGGGCTCACAGGGAGCAGGAACAACGGTGACGTTGATTTTTCCTTACAAGGCTTTTACACCAATGCTGGCAGAGGAGACGAGGCAATGA
- a CDS encoding carbohydrate ABC transporter permease has product MQRVKSFLIQVPLWLYFIISVYPLFWMISYSLKDNNEIFVTNPFGLPTQFRYENYINAWTQFNLPQYFMNSVVVSTVATLFIVILALMFSFAIARLRWRFREAVRLYMLVGMFMPLQVIMIPLAILVKDFHLANTYGALIIPYIVIGLPFSSLIFYGFMRDIPSEIEEAACMDGASVYRLFTKIIVPVVVPAIATVVIFQFLNNWNEFMLANILISDESMKTLPLGLLFFQGQYSTDWGGMGAVMTIASLPMVIIYLFFSEQVERAMTMGSAVKG; this is encoded by the coding sequence ATGCAACGGGTTAAATCATTCCTCATCCAGGTTCCTTTATGGCTGTATTTCATTATTTCTGTTTATCCGCTGTTTTGGATGATTTCCTATTCGCTCAAGGACAACAATGAAATATTCGTTACCAATCCATTTGGGCTGCCGACCCAATTTCGATATGAAAACTACATTAACGCTTGGACTCAATTTAATCTTCCGCAGTATTTTATGAACAGTGTGGTCGTTTCTACGGTGGCAACGTTATTTATCGTCATTTTAGCGTTAATGTTCTCGTTCGCTATCGCCCGGCTGCGCTGGAGGTTTCGGGAAGCGGTCCGGCTCTATATGCTGGTTGGCATGTTCATGCCATTGCAGGTCATTATGATCCCTCTTGCTATTCTCGTAAAGGACTTTCACTTGGCGAATACGTATGGAGCGCTCATTATTCCTTATATCGTGATTGGATTGCCATTTTCATCGCTTATTTTCTATGGGTTTATGCGCGATATTCCTTCCGAGATTGAAGAAGCGGCATGTATGGACGGAGCGAGTGTCTATCGTCTGTTCACTAAAATTATAGTACCCGTAGTTGTTCCGGCAATCGCGACGGTGGTCATATTTCAATTCTTGAACAATTGGAATGAGTTCATGCTGGCGAACATACTTATTTCCGATGAATCGATGAAAACACTACCCCTGGGACTATTGTTCTTTCAAGGTCAATATAGCACCGACTGGGGCGGAATGGGGGCAGTGATGACGATTGCCAGCCTTCCGATGGTGATTATCTATTTGTTCTTCAGTGAACAGGTTGAAAGGGCGATGACCATGGGCTCTGCGGTAAAAGGATAA
- a CDS encoding sugar ABC transporter permease — protein MDRYLSNKKAILIFLLPALLAYTVVLISPVLQTMYRSFFEWDGLGTAVFNGLDNYKEMFQDPLLMTSLRNGFIFSVVLVVFQIGLGTILALACADPRVKFRKLLKTAYFVPVILSVTVVCQLWIAMYDPTNGLINKLFQIMGISYQQNWLTSPTVSIVAIAFVNAWQFMGYQFSLLYAGVKSIPEQYYEAATIDGCSKWMAHRKVTLPLMKETFKFCFIIAITSGIGAFVQMLIMTNGGPGTSNYTLTFMIYRYAFLENKYGYASAISVLLVAISLVATMIINKVFDRKDD, from the coding sequence ATGGATAGATATTTAAGCAACAAGAAGGCAATCCTGATTTTTCTGCTTCCGGCATTGCTAGCCTATACTGTCGTTCTCATTTCACCGGTGCTGCAAACAATGTATCGCAGCTTTTTTGAATGGGACGGATTAGGTACGGCTGTGTTTAATGGTCTCGATAATTATAAGGAAATGTTCCAGGATCCTCTTCTCATGACATCTTTGCGAAATGGCTTTATTTTTTCCGTTGTCCTGGTCGTTTTTCAAATTGGCCTCGGAACGATTCTAGCGCTGGCTTGTGCCGATCCGCGAGTCAAGTTTAGAAAATTGCTGAAAACGGCTTATTTTGTGCCGGTGATTTTGTCTGTGACGGTAGTATGCCAGCTTTGGATTGCAATGTACGATCCGACGAATGGCCTGATCAATAAGCTTTTTCAGATCATGGGAATCTCCTATCAGCAAAACTGGCTGACTTCGCCGACGGTATCGATTGTTGCCATTGCTTTTGTTAACGCCTGGCAGTTCATGGGCTATCAATTCAGCCTCCTGTATGCAGGAGTGAAATCGATCCCCGAGCAATACTATGAAGCGGCAACCATCGACGGCTGCAGCAAATGGATGGCTCACCGTAAAGTAACGCTCCCTTTGATGAAAGAAACCTTTAAGTTCTGCTTTATCATTGCGATCACATCAGGAATCGGCGCTTTTGTACAAATGCTTATTATGACGAATGGCGGACCAGGCACGAGCAATTATACTTTAACCTTCATGATTTACCGGTATGCCTTCCTGGAGAATAAGTATGGCTATGCCTCAGCCATATCTGTATTATTGGTCGCCATTTCACTAGTAGCGACGATGATTATCAACAAGGTGTTTGATCGTAAAGATGATTAA